In a genomic window of Agarivorans albus:
- the gspJ gene encoding type II secretion system minor pseudopilin GspJ codes for MKQRGFTLLEMLVAIVIFALLTMAAYQVLQGVMRSDEISQRHGESLQALQRAMFFMQRDFTQLAPRSVRDETEEQRPLIIAEKYLLESDDMGIEMLVLGWRNPQSVIRRSQLQRVAYLLKDEKLIKRFYNHPDAVVGYEPREMVLLSDVEELNFRFHGSSGWSQQVSDSNQLPRAVEVTLRHKDYGELRRVFLSPEGSRAAVASQAQEDANRNTNQGGSDSGTNNGNNNSGSQPDPDGS; via the coding sequence ATGAAGCAGCGCGGTTTTACCTTATTAGAAATGCTGGTGGCAATTGTTATTTTTGCTTTGCTTACTATGGCTGCTTACCAAGTTTTGCAAGGGGTTATGCGTAGCGATGAGATTTCGCAGCGCCATGGCGAAAGCCTACAAGCCTTGCAACGCGCAATGTTTTTTATGCAGCGCGATTTTACTCAGCTGGCACCGCGTTCGGTGAGGGATGAAACCGAAGAACAGCGCCCCTTAATCATAGCTGAGAAGTATTTGTTAGAAAGCGATGACATGGGCATAGAAATGCTAGTGTTAGGCTGGCGTAATCCGCAGTCGGTGATTCGTCGTTCGCAACTGCAACGCGTAGCTTATTTACTAAAAGACGAAAAATTGATTAAACGCTTTTACAACCACCCAGATGCCGTTGTGGGTTACGAACCACGCGAGATGGTGTTGCTTAGCGATGTTGAAGAACTCAATTTCCGTTTTCATGGTTCCAGTGGTTGGAGCCAGCAAGTATCAGATAGCAACCAACTGCCGCGTGCGGTAGAAGTGACCTTGCGGCATAAAGATTATGGTGAATTACGCAGGGTGTTTTTAAGCCCCGAAGGCAGCCGTGCGGCGGTTGCCAGCCAGGCCCAAGAAGACGCCAATCGTAACACCAACCAAGGTGGTAGTGATTCGGGCACCAACAATGGCAACAATAACTCTGGCAGCCAACCTGATCCGGACGGCTCATAA